The genomic interval GTTGGTGAGGGCAGGCAAAGGCCGCCCGTTTCCGGACAACACCATGTCGCCCGAATTGCTGAATTCCGGTTGTTGGTCTGCGCCTAGTCGGCCATGGCCAGAGCCCCGTTGGCCGCAAAGGTCGTCCTGAACTGCGAGGGCGACATGCCCTTGAACTTCAGGAAGTGGCGATTGAAGTTGGACAGGTTCGAAAACCCGACCTCGTAGCAGATCTCGGCGACCTTGATCTCCTCTGAATCGAGAAGAAGCCGGCAGGCGAGATCGATCCGCAACTGGTTCTTGTAACGCACCAGCGTTGTGCCCGTGTGCCGCTTGAAGGCGCGCGAAAAGGCGCTCGGGCTCTGTCCCACGAGGTCGGCGAGCTCGCTTTCGTCCACCGGTTCCGTCAGGTGCTCGCGCAGATAGGCGATGGCGCGGTTGACCCCGCGGGAATCGATATCGGAAAGGTCGAGCTCGTAGCTGAGGCTTGCGAGCACTTCCGGATCCTCGGACTCGGCCAGAATGTCGAGGATTTGCCAGAACAGCGACAGGCGCTGCATGCCGCGCGCCTCGATCAGCCGTTCAAGCAGCGGCCGCACGGCCCGGCTCGTTGCGTCGTCGAAGAGCAGGCCGCGATGGCTGCGCTCCAAAAGCGGGCGGATCGCCTGCATCTCCGGCATCGCCGCGCAGGCGTCCTCGATGAATTTTTCGGGAAACTGGATGATCAGCGAGCGTAATGGGACGGTTTCGTCGTGCTCGATATCGCTGATCCAGTTCTGCGGCAGGTTGGGGCCGGTCATGAT from Martelella mediterranea DSM 17316 carries:
- a CDS encoding AraC family transcriptional regulator → MQPDLELVHIRKGESFAAWKHGYPFRTVRWHYHPEYEIHLVVDTSGKFYIGDFIGDFGPGQLIMTGPNLPQNWISDIEHDETVPLRSLIIQFPEKFIEDACAAMPEMQAIRPLLERSHRGLLFDDATSRAVRPLLERLIEARGMQRLSLFWQILDILAESEDPEVLASLSYELDLSDIDSRGVNRAIAYLREHLTEPVDESELADLVGQSPSAFSRAFKRHTGTTLVRYKNQLRIDLACRLLLDSEEIKVAEICYEVGFSNLSNFNRHFLKFKGMSPSQFRTTFAANGALAMAD